The genomic DNA CCGATGCCGGCGGTCCCGTCGCCCTCGTGCAGGGCAGAGGGGCCGGAGGGGCGTGCGCGGCGACCGTGATGATGTTCTGGGTGCGGTCTGCGTAGGTCTGCCCGGTGAAGTAGCCGGTCCATTGGCTGCTTGGTGGGAACCACATCGAGGTGGTCGCGGTGGTGCCGGGTGTGGTGACAGGGGAGGCCTTTCGTGCAGAGCGGCCGAGAGCGGTCGTCATTGGGTTGCGGGGCCGGAGCGGGAAGCGCGTTCGGCGGGGGAGTGGTGGATGAGGTGGCGAGCACCGTCGTTGACCGGGAGCGCGTCGCCGGTGCCACCAAGGCGTGAGCCCAGCGCGCCGCGGTCGGCTGACACGGTCGCCCAGGGGCGCACCGGTCTCGCGCCCGGGCCGGAAAAGTCCCTTCTCCGCTGGGCGTCAACGGAGCCAACCAACTAGCCGCGGGCGACTGGTGGTTGTAGGATTTTCCAATCAGTGAAGAGTCGTGCAATGAGGAGAGACCGATGAGCGCACAGGGCTCCGGTGCATCGCCCCGGCGGTGGCACGGTGTGCACAAAGCGCTCGCCGATCCCCTGCGCATCCGGCTCCTGGAAACGTTGTGGGAGAAGCCGCAGTCCGCACGAGAACTCGCCGACCACGTCGACCTTCCGGCTGACCGGCTCTACTACCACCTCAATCAGCTTGAACGGGCCGGGCTGATCGAGATCGCCGAATACCGGCCGCTGGCCCGCGGCAAGGTCGAGCGGGTCTATACCCCCGCGGTGACAGAACCCCCGAGCGATGCTGCAAACCCGGAAGAGATGGCTGAGTTCCTCGGTTCGATGCTGGATGCCACCCGGGCCGACATCAACGCTGCGTACCGGT from Streptomyces sp. NBC_01478 includes the following:
- a CDS encoding winged helix-turn-helix domain-containing protein, with the protein product MSAQGSGASPRRWHGVHKALADPLRIRLLETLWEKPQSARELADHVDLPADRLYYHLNQLERAGLIEIAEYRPLARGKVERVYTPAVTEPPSDAANPEEMAEFLGSMLDATRADINAAYRSKQAGGRREVDLHRGAVRLTDEALAELRGHIERLATQFGDRDAPGVWTRVVVAVVDLQDRPSRDVATPGPEGAP